In Curtobacterium sp. L6-1, a genomic segment contains:
- a CDS encoding substrate-binding domain-containing protein, which translates to MKFSSFQKVATVGVVAGLVVLGTAGCNRTSSTGASGGGDTKVTLALSTLNNPFFVEVRDGAEAEAKKQGVTLDVVDAQNDSAQQANQLQTASSGSTDAVIVNPVDSDAAGPSVTALNKADIPVIAVDRTVNGADVDSFIASDNVAGGKQAADDLAKAIGEKGEILVLQGQAGTSASRDRGKGFAEGIAAYPDITVVGKQTANFDRATALDVTTNLLQAHPDVVGVFAENDEMALGAIKALGSKAGTSVKVAGFDGEADGLSAIEDGTLSSTVAQQPAKLGALAVDQAIKAASGKAKKTVQVPVVSVTKSNVGDFTK; encoded by the coding sequence ATGAAGTTCTCCTCCTTCCAGAAGGTCGCCACCGTCGGCGTCGTCGCCGGCCTGGTCGTCCTCGGCACCGCCGGGTGCAACCGCACGAGCAGCACCGGGGCGTCGGGCGGCGGCGACACGAAGGTCACGCTCGCCCTCTCCACGCTCAACAACCCGTTCTTCGTCGAGGTCCGCGACGGCGCCGAGGCCGAGGCCAAGAAGCAGGGCGTCACGCTCGACGTCGTCGACGCGCAGAACGACTCCGCGCAGCAGGCGAACCAGCTGCAGACCGCCTCGAGCGGCAGCACCGACGCCGTCATCGTCAACCCGGTCGACTCCGACGCCGCCGGCCCGAGCGTGACCGCGCTGAACAAGGCCGACATCCCCGTCATCGCCGTCGACCGCACCGTCAACGGCGCCGACGTCGACTCCTTCATCGCGAGCGACAACGTCGCCGGTGGCAAGCAGGCCGCCGACGACCTGGCCAAGGCCATCGGCGAGAAGGGCGAGATCCTCGTCCTGCAGGGCCAGGCGGGCACCTCGGCCAGCCGTGACCGCGGCAAGGGCTTCGCCGAGGGCATCGCGGCGTACCCGGACATCACGGTCGTCGGCAAGCAGACCGCGAACTTCGACCGCGCCACCGCGCTCGACGTCACCACGAACCTGCTGCAGGCGCACCCGGACGTCGTCGGCGTCTTCGCCGAGAACGACGAGATGGCCCTCGGCGCCATCAAGGCCCTCGGGTCGAAGGCCGGCACCAGCGTCAAGGTCGCCGGGTTCGACGGCGAGGCCGACGGTCTCTCCGCCATCGAGGACGGCACGCTCAGCAGCACCGTCGCGCAGCAGCCCGCGAAGCTCGGCGCCCTCGCGGTCGACCAGGCGATCAAGGCCGCCTCGGGCAAGGCGAAGAAGACCGTCCAGGTGCCGGTCGTCTCGGTGACCAAGAGCAACGTCGGCGACTTCACCAAGTGA
- a CDS encoding ABC transporter ATP-binding protein: protein MSTTTSSVGTDTADVVCRDLVRIFRTRDVEVQALQGLNLVVRPGEMVAVVGASGSGKSTLLTILSGLDAPSAGQAVVAGVDVGTLTARSRTAFHRRSVGFVWQQTARNLIAYLTVRQNVAAVLTVAGVRGRPRRERTEEVLDLVGMRAHGDRLPGELPGGLQQLAAVAVALANRPRVLLADEPTGALDQETATAVLSAMRAVNEHEGVTVLIVTHDQDVAEQVRRTVRIRDGRTSTETIRDDAGRASGEEFAVIDDAGRLQLPESFQAALGLRDLVRLTLEDDHVAVHRGDAGTTGGAR from the coding sequence ATGAGCACGACCACCAGCAGCGTCGGCACCGACACCGCCGACGTCGTCTGCCGCGACCTGGTCCGCATCTTCCGGACGCGCGACGTCGAGGTACAGGCCCTCCAGGGGCTCAACCTCGTCGTGCGCCCCGGCGAGATGGTCGCCGTCGTCGGGGCCTCGGGCAGCGGCAAGTCCACCCTGCTGACGATCCTCTCCGGGTTGGACGCGCCGTCGGCCGGCCAGGCGGTGGTCGCCGGCGTCGACGTCGGGACGCTCACGGCGCGGAGCCGGACCGCGTTCCACCGCAGGAGCGTCGGCTTCGTGTGGCAGCAGACGGCACGCAACCTCATCGCCTACCTCACCGTCCGGCAGAACGTCGCGGCGGTGCTCACGGTCGCGGGTGTCCGTGGTCGCCCGCGGCGCGAACGGACCGAGGAGGTCCTCGACCTCGTCGGGATGCGTGCGCACGGCGACCGGCTGCCCGGGGAGCTGCCGGGCGGCCTGCAGCAGCTCGCCGCCGTGGCCGTCGCCCTCGCGAACCGCCCCCGGGTGCTCCTCGCGGACGAACCGACGGGTGCGCTCGACCAGGAGACCGCGACCGCCGTGCTGTCGGCGATGCGCGCCGTGAACGAACACGAGGGGGTCACCGTGCTCATCGTCACCCACGACCAGGACGTGGCCGAGCAGGTCCGCCGGACGGTCCGGATCCGGGACGGCCGCACGTCGACCGAGACCATCCGCGACGACGCGGGCCGCGCCTCCGGGGAGGAGTTCGCCGTGATCGACGACGCCGGGCGTCTCCAGTTGCCCGAGTCGTTCCAGGCCGCGCTGGGCCTGCGCGACCTGGTCCGGCTGACGCTCGAGGACGACCACGTCGCCGTCCACCGGGGCGACGCCGGGACGACGGGAGGCGCACGGTGA
- the rbsD gene encoding D-ribose pyranase — MKKGGILNAELNAGLSRLGHGDLVVVADCGLPIPPGVPVVDLALVHGVPRFVDVLDALLGDAVFQECIAATEATGTAAAGWLDERFPARRTVSHEDLKTMSADARLFVRTGEATAFANAVLVCGVPF; from the coding sequence GTGAAGAAGGGCGGCATCCTCAACGCCGAGTTGAACGCGGGCCTCAGTCGGCTCGGGCACGGGGACCTGGTCGTCGTCGCGGACTGCGGGCTGCCGATCCCGCCCGGGGTGCCGGTCGTGGACCTCGCGCTCGTGCACGGGGTGCCGCGGTTCGTCGACGTGCTCGACGCGCTGCTCGGCGACGCGGTGTTCCAGGAGTGCATCGCGGCGACCGAGGCGACCGGGACCGCGGCGGCGGGGTGGCTCGACGAGCGCTTCCCGGCACGACGCACGGTGTCCCACGAGGACCTGAAGACCATGTCGGCGGACGCCCGGTTGTTCGTCCGGACCGGTGAGGCGACGGCGTTCGCCAACGCGGTCCTCGTCTGCGGGGTGCCGTTCTGA
- a CDS encoding ABC transporter permease, translating to MRILRVHRQPLLAIAVVTLVGAFVAGTALPVLDALAGAGTRADLHRATDRERDLEATFTVVPPDGLGGDPQQAFDGVAGDLAAVHDRMPVGLRAATGRGAWVATTPFAALEAVPSRVPASVALASDPDALQRVRFVHGRAPSPTTDSSTIEVTVSERVAAAIGWRVGEARVAKGPSGRTTLELTGIYAARDPHDPAWGHTPTTLRPSATGTSDGGTGYAGTAYTAPGSFAAVVGSGRVTLGRAWFPLEQAAVTAASRPGLVADTRRFLSTRHPLPVTAAGSTVFTTDLPEVLDASVARDATLRTLAAALGSGPAGAVVALQFLLAALLLRRARPQLLLLGARGARPATVRAIATALVLPAAVPGAVAGGALAAIVSAALPGEVPGGPTTSVVAAVLAALVSCAAVAVGSPVARLRAPSSRLRWTGAGVVVAVTVASVAVTLRGGLDTAAPGGAVDPVAAVLPVALASCGALLAVRVLPVVTRAVTERGRRGRGLGVFLGGAAASRSGPGRAVPLAVAVIGLVVALFATVVGSTLEHGVSDAARRSVAADVSVAAPGLDVDDVRRIRAVHGVGDAVGVATTDEVTFDTAHGSVSAVVLVADTAALRRVQAGVPGALPAQEARHRSAGRAVPVVVSRSLLDATGRSSEVLSTPTRVVAVGSDVVPFTGARRWVLVDDRDADAVTDTGSVDRVLVRVTDGADTSAVATALRRAAPGARVTVASDVERALRADPRIPGARAVAAVAAGLGGLFGVGALLVDAVLTAPARRRRSALLDVLGLGRRRAGRVTAVESLPTVVAVPVTSALVAAAVVALTLPAADLRSFTGGSVRPAVAVDPGLLAVVLAVTVVSLAGVLAVTVRLSLPGRTGPPGAARSTTTTPRPTPRSGATTGATTGSTSDDPPGAPRTRNRENR from the coding sequence GTGCGCATCCTCCGCGTCCACCGTCAGCCGCTGCTCGCCATCGCGGTCGTGACGCTCGTCGGGGCCTTCGTGGCGGGGACCGCCCTGCCCGTGCTCGACGCCCTCGCGGGTGCCGGCACCCGGGCCGACCTGCACCGAGCCACGGACCGCGAGCGGGACCTCGAGGCGACGTTCACCGTCGTCCCGCCGGACGGGCTCGGCGGCGACCCGCAGCAGGCGTTCGACGGCGTCGCCGGGGACCTGGCCGCGGTGCACGACCGCATGCCGGTCGGTCTGCGAGCAGCGACGGGACGCGGAGCCTGGGTGGCGACGACCCCGTTCGCCGCGCTCGAGGCGGTGCCGTCGAGGGTCCCGGCGTCCGTGGCGCTCGCCTCCGACCCCGACGCCCTGCAGCGGGTGCGGTTCGTGCACGGCCGTGCCCCGTCCCCGACGACGGACAGCAGCACCATCGAGGTGACCGTCTCGGAACGCGTCGCCGCGGCCATCGGGTGGCGCGTCGGTGAGGCACGGGTCGCGAAGGGGCCGTCCGGCAGGACCACGCTGGAGCTGACCGGCATCTACGCGGCCCGGGACCCGCACGATCCGGCGTGGGGGCACACGCCGACGACGCTCCGGCCGTCGGCGACCGGGACGAGCGACGGCGGGACGGGGTACGCGGGCACCGCGTACACGGCACCCGGTTCGTTCGCCGCGGTGGTCGGCAGCGGCCGGGTCACGCTCGGTCGCGCCTGGTTCCCCCTCGAGCAGGCGGCGGTCACCGCGGCGTCGCGGCCCGGGCTCGTCGCCGACACCCGACGGTTCCTGTCCACCCGGCACCCGCTCCCGGTGACCGCTGCCGGCAGCACGGTCTTCACCACCGACCTGCCGGAGGTGCTGGACGCCTCCGTCGCCCGGGACGCCACGCTCCGGACTCTCGCCGCAGCGCTCGGCTCCGGGCCCGCCGGCGCCGTCGTCGCACTCCAGTTCCTGCTCGCTGCCCTGCTCCTCCGACGCGCCCGACCGCAGCTCCTGCTCCTCGGGGCCCGAGGTGCGCGACCCGCGACGGTCCGGGCGATCGCCACGGCGCTCGTCCTCCCGGCCGCGGTGCCGGGTGCGGTCGCGGGCGGCGCGCTGGCCGCCATCGTGTCGGCGGCACTCCCCGGCGAGGTACCGGGCGGGCCGACGACGAGCGTCGTGGCCGCGGTGCTCGCAGCCCTCGTCTCCTGCGCGGCCGTCGCGGTCGGCTCCCCCGTCGCCCGCCTGCGGGCACCGTCGTCACGGCTGCGGTGGACCGGCGCCGGCGTGGTCGTCGCGGTGACCGTCGCCTCCGTGGCCGTCACGCTGCGCGGTGGGCTCGACACGGCGGCCCCCGGCGGGGCGGTCGACCCCGTGGCCGCCGTCCTCCCCGTGGCGCTGGCGAGCTGCGGGGCGCTGCTCGCCGTCCGGGTGCTGCCGGTGGTGACGCGCGCGGTCACCGAGCGCGGTCGCCGCGGACGTGGGCTCGGTGTGTTCCTCGGCGGGGCTGCGGCGTCCCGGTCGGGTCCGGGGCGCGCGGTGCCGCTCGCGGTCGCCGTGATCGGGCTGGTCGTGGCGCTGTTCGCGACGGTGGTCGGCAGCACGCTCGAGCACGGCGTGTCCGACGCGGCCCGTCGATCGGTTGCCGCGGACGTCTCGGTCGCCGCTCCTGGGTTGGACGTCGACGACGTCCGGCGCATCCGCGCGGTCCACGGCGTCGGCGACGCCGTCGGTGTCGCGACGACCGACGAGGTCACCTTCGACACCGCCCACGGCAGTGTCTCCGCGGTCGTGCTCGTCGCCGACACCGCCGCGCTCCGCCGGGTGCAGGCCGGTGTCCCCGGTGCCCTGCCGGCCCAGGAGGCCCGTCACCGGTCCGCCGGTCGCGCCGTGCCCGTCGTCGTGTCGCGGTCCCTCCTCGACGCCACGGGTCGGTCCTCCGAGGTGCTGTCCACCCCGACCCGTGTGGTCGCCGTCGGGTCCGACGTCGTCCCGTTCACCGGCGCGCGACGGTGGGTGCTCGTGGACGACCGCGACGCGGACGCCGTCACGGACACCGGCAGCGTCGACCGGGTGCTGGTACGCGTGACCGACGGCGCCGACACGTCGGCCGTGGCCACCGCGCTCCGGCGGGCCGCCCCGGGTGCGCGGGTCACCGTCGCGTCGGACGTCGAGCGCGCCCTCCGCGCCGACCCGCGGATCCCCGGCGCCCGTGCCGTCGCCGCCGTCGCTGCCGGACTGGGCGGGCTGTTCGGTGTCGGGGCGCTCCTGGTCGACGCGGTCCTCACCGCACCGGCACGACGACGACGCTCCGCGCTCCTCGACGTGCTCGGCCTGGGACGCCGCCGGGCCGGACGCGTCACGGCGGTGGAGAGCCTGCCGACGGTGGTCGCGGTCCCGGTGACGTCCGCCCTCGTCGCGGCCGCGGTGGTCGCCCTGACGCTGCCGGCGGCCGACCTCCGGTCCTTCACGGGTGGCTCGGTCCGGCCGGCGGTGGCCGTCGACCCGGGGCTGCTCGCGGTCGTCCTCGCGGTCACGGTGGTGTCCCTGGCCGGCGTCCTCGCCGTCACGGTGCGCCTGTCGCTGCCGGGCCGCACCGGTCCTCCCGGCGCGGCCCGGTCGACGACGACCACGCCCAGGCCCACGCCGAGGTCGGGAGCCACGACCGGGGCCACGACCGGGTCCACGTCCGACGATCCGCCGGGTGCTCCGCGCACCAGGAACAGGGAGAACCGATGA
- a CDS encoding ABC transporter permease: MSSTTVQRSSRSSSFTTFLANNGALVGLVVLCIALFIATPDFLTGRNLLNIGIQVSTVAVLAFGVTFVIVAGGIDLSVGSVAALSAMVSGWFFASAGLPGWIALVGGLVAGLATGVVNGLASAYGKLPSFIATLAMLSVARGLTLVLSDGKPVPTSPQVSFLGSDIGPVPVPIIVLVLAALVASFILNRTVIGRSMYAVGGNAEAARLSGLPVKRIVVVVFGLSGLFAALAGLLLAGRLDSAQPQAASGYELDAIASVVIGGASLAGGVGRISGTFIGALVLVVIRNGLNLLNVSSFWQQVVIGLVIAVAVGFDVLRRKTRSS, translated from the coding sequence ATGTCATCGACCACCGTGCAGCGATCCTCGCGGTCCTCCTCGTTCACGACGTTCCTCGCGAACAACGGCGCCCTCGTCGGCCTCGTCGTGCTCTGCATCGCGCTCTTCATCGCGACGCCCGACTTCCTCACCGGCCGCAACCTGCTCAACATCGGCATCCAGGTGTCGACGGTCGCGGTGCTCGCGTTCGGCGTCACGTTCGTCATCGTCGCCGGCGGGATCGACCTGTCCGTCGGCTCGGTCGCCGCCCTGTCCGCCATGGTCTCCGGATGGTTCTTCGCCAGTGCCGGGCTGCCCGGCTGGATCGCCCTGGTCGGCGGGCTCGTCGCGGGACTCGCCACCGGCGTCGTGAACGGCCTGGCGAGCGCCTACGGCAAGCTGCCGTCCTTCATCGCGACGCTCGCCATGCTCAGCGTCGCCCGCGGCCTGACCCTGGTGCTCTCCGACGGCAAGCCGGTCCCGACCTCCCCGCAGGTGTCGTTCCTCGGCAGTGACATCGGCCCGGTGCCGGTGCCGATCATCGTCCTGGTGCTCGCCGCCCTCGTCGCGTCGTTCATCCTCAACCGCACCGTCATCGGCCGCAGCATGTACGCCGTCGGCGGCAACGCCGAAGCCGCACGCCTGTCGGGCCTGCCGGTCAAGCGCATCGTCGTCGTCGTGTTCGGGCTCTCCGGTCTGTTCGCCGCGCTGGCCGGCCTGCTGCTCGCCGGCCGTCTCGACTCCGCCCAGCCCCAGGCGGCCAGCGGGTACGAGCTCGACGCGATCGCCTCGGTCGTCATCGGCGGTGCCTCGCTCGCCGGTGGTGTCGGCCGCATCTCCGGCACCTTCATCGGCGCGCTCGTCCTCGTCGTGATCCGCAACGGACTCAACCTGCTCAACGTCAGCTCCTTCTGGCAGCAGGTCGTCATCGGCCTCGTCATCGCGGTCGCGGTCGGGTTCGACGTCCTCCGTCGCAAGACGCGCAGCAGCTGA
- a CDS encoding ribokinase: MGSLNVDQVVTVERHPSPGETVVATSMTLLPGGKGANQAVAAARRGAATTMVGSVGRDGSAEVATSLLADSGVDVTHVRAVDLPTGLATVTVDRSGENTIVVVPGANGATGREALLASATVVASAAVVVLQGEIPADGIAAAAGLATGRVLLNLAPVVPVDPAVVLTADPLVVNEHEAALVLAQLDPGAVVPTDEPALVDALRALGVRSVVVTLGARGALVAEGSAEIVAVPSPRVTAVDSSGAGDAFVGALAAGLAAGDGLLDAARQAVRVGAFAVQGAGTQPSYPRLDDVLPSVDAAGSPS, encoded by the coding sequence GTGGGTTCGCTCAACGTCGACCAGGTCGTGACCGTCGAGCGACACCCGTCGCCCGGCGAGACCGTCGTCGCGACCTCCATGACCCTGCTGCCCGGCGGCAAGGGCGCCAACCAGGCCGTGGCGGCCGCCCGTCGGGGTGCCGCCACGACCATGGTGGGGAGCGTCGGACGCGACGGGTCGGCGGAGGTCGCCACGAGCCTCCTGGCCGACAGCGGCGTCGACGTCACCCACGTCCGCGCCGTCGACCTGCCCACCGGGCTGGCGACCGTCACCGTCGACCGGAGCGGCGAGAACACCATCGTCGTCGTCCCGGGCGCCAACGGCGCGACCGGCCGGGAGGCCCTCCTCGCCTCCGCCACGGTCGTCGCGTCGGCCGCGGTCGTCGTCCTGCAGGGCGAGATCCCGGCGGACGGCATCGCCGCCGCCGCGGGACTCGCCACCGGGCGGGTGCTGCTCAACCTGGCACCCGTCGTGCCGGTCGACCCGGCGGTCGTCCTGACCGCCGACCCGCTCGTCGTCAACGAGCACGAGGCAGCGCTCGTCCTCGCGCAGCTCGACCCCGGTGCCGTGGTGCCGACGGACGAGCCCGCGCTCGTCGACGCGCTGCGGGCGCTCGGTGTGCGGAGCGTCGTGGTGACGCTCGGCGCACGCGGGGCCCTCGTCGCCGAGGGGTCGGCGGAGATCGTCGCGGTCCCCTCCCCCCGGGTGACGGCGGTCGACTCGTCGGGTGCGGGTGACGCGTTCGTCGGAGCGCTCGCGGCCGGCCTCGCCGCGGGGGACGGCCTGCTCGACGCCGCGCGGCAGGCGGTCCGGGTCGGGGCGTTCGCCGTGCAGGGCGCCGGGACGCAGCCCTCGTACCCGCGGCTGGACGACGTGCTGCCGTCGGTCGACGCGGCGGGGAGCCCGTCGTGA